Part of the Mangifera indica cultivar Alphonso chromosome 4, CATAS_Mindica_2.1, whole genome shotgun sequence genome, AAGGCAACTCCTCTCACTCAACTATAAAGATGCAGTTAAAATCATAGCAATAACTATAACATGCCCAATAGACTAGCTTTTTCTTCCTTCTAAGCAAACGACAGATTATATATCCATTCAGCCATCTAAATGTATACATTGATCTGAAAATGATGAATGATATTTGTagttttataaatgaattgaaaCCAGTGCTGGTGATGGTTGCGGTTCAAGTGGTATATGCAGGAGGAACTATATTTTACAAACTGGCAGTTATAGATGGAATGAACTCCAGTATTATTGTTGCTTATAGATTCATTATCTCCACTGCAATTATGCTCCCCTTTGCTTTCTTTGTAGAAAGGTTTGCCTAGTTTCTTCGttatttttgtttcctttttcatgGATTCCCTTATTTGCTTCTTTCTGTGTTCTTTGGCTGAAACCAAAAGCTCTTcgcatttaatttttatttgcttttgcaGGAAGAAAAGGCCAAAACTAAATTTGAAGATACTCTTTCAAGCTTTCCTTGGTAGCTTACTTGGGTGAGTCAACATAGCTAGCATATAGttgaaaagaaatataagtaaaaaaatttagaaaggaAGACtgcaaataataaacaaataaacaattcaTTTGAgcaatttaacaatttaattgTAGGTGTACACTTCATCAACTTCTATACTTGGAGAGCATGGCCTTAACATCAGCAACATTTGTGACAGCAATGCTTAACCTAATTCCAGCTATCACTTATATTTTGGCTCTTTCTTTTAGGTACATGACTTTCCTCCTCTTTTTCCTTTACAGTTGtctcatacatatatatggatCATTCAACATCGATACCAACTTTCAGTACCATGGACATAAGTAAGTTTCACATtggtgaaaaaaagaaaaagaaattgaaaggttatataatatatattgttatctATGTTAGATGAACTTCAGTCACTTTAACTATTTGAACCTAAATATGTTAAAACTCAGTAATTAATAATCctaaaatgatttaaatttttaatatagtatTAGAGTTGTAAAACGTTTAACGATCATTGCTCTAAGACCCATTATAGTAGAGTGGGTAGATATGAAAGAAATCAGCCCCTTGGATTGAAATCTATGTGCTGTAGGTCATTGATTTAGGGCCAATTGTGGACTAAAAGTGAGGTATCTCAATGAGAACGTAAATGGATGTTAggtaaatcattaaaaaataattagacatattggatatatataatattttcacaTAGTTTGTAAATAATgaaagaatattaattaaataatatatgaattctGAAGTTGTTACAAAACGTTTGATAttacaaaaagttaaaaaaacaaatttatggtTAACTGTCTATCTAAAACAGACAATGTCTTATTAATGACTCAGGGTTATTAAACCGGATATTATAAATGATAGCTTAGTTGCACTTGTGGATAAGTGTTAGAATATGTATGTCCCAAttggaaagaaaaaggaaaaaaaattggtatACAATATATTAGATATCCAAACTATATTAACTTAAGTCATCTTAATCATTGAAGCCCAAATATCTTAGGTATCATAGTTAATAATCGTAAAATGACTTGAGACGTTTGGTCACTATCTACCGAATGAAACTCTAGGTTGTTGGGTTTATACTCAAAagtaagttataaaattaaaatacaaccATACAATTTAATGAAGTGATTtgtaaatcaattatattgtttaataaatttaggCTTGTTTTAAAAACAGTGTTTAAAGATACTTTAATTGTTATATCTCTTActtctaataataattataaaaaagtcaGATTGTAATTATATGAAATGCTTTCAACTTAATGATATTGCCAGTTGATGTTGATTATCTTTATCATCCTGAGTTGCATCAGCACATGAAGTTATTCTAGCTAACATTGAACTTGGTAATTAAATggttgaataaataaaaaatgggaTTTCTCAAAATTACACATAGAATGGTAAGATTAGACATTCAAATCCTGAAGTAGATCCttaatcaaaaataataaaaataaatggtataaacttatttatataacttgaaatgatagttttttattagatgattttataataagaaaaaaaaaataaacaattatattatctaataataaactattttatcagttagtataaataattttgtataatttatttatatatataattttattttgcccaaaaaaaaagtatttttgatCCTTGTTGACAAAAAGGAATTCCTATTGTTTCCACAAAACTAATTAATGCATAGAAATACCACAGTCCCATCTGATTCAGcggaataaaaaaatgttaacgTCATCATATTAATCTCAGATTAGAGAAGGTGGCCGGAATATGGACGCCGGCTGGGAAAGCGAAAGTGGTGGGAACATTGATGGGAATAGTTGGGGCGATGGTGCTCACATTTTGCAAGGGAGTTGAGATTAAGATTTGGTCAACAAATATAAACCTTCTGCATCAAAATGCACCACAGGCGCACCATTCAGAATCTACCATTAAAACCCTCTTCGGCTGTTTAATGTCTGTGGGAGGTTGCTTTTTGATTGGTATCTGGTTGATCATTCaggtaatttaaatttttctttgctTAAGAATGTATAAATGTCAAGCTTTTacttcaaatcaatttattttgtatatttacaGGCTAAAATGAGTGAACAATATCCATGTCAGCATTCAATCACAGCTTTGGTGTCTCTAATGGCAGCAATGGAGTCAGTAGTTTTTGCCCTTTGCAAGGAAAAGGATTTGAGTCAGTGGAAGTTAGGCTTCAATATTAGGCTCCTAACTGTAGCTTATGTggtatatatattacaattttgtGTTCATTTTAATAACGTTAACAATTTTTAGAGGTTGGATTTTGTAATAATAGACAATTGCTGATGTTTCAGGGAACTCTTTCTGCTGGTTTTGTGATGAGCTTGACGTTTTGGTGTGTGCAAAAGAAGGGACCTTTTTTTGTTTCTGTATTTGGCCCTCTTATGCTTGTGGTGGTGGCTTTTGTTGCTTCATTAATTCTGGGCGAGAGCCTACACTTGGGCAGGTATACTAACtatcttctctttctttctttaatttctcttaaGATTAGGTTTCTTAATTGTTTATTCAAAAACGTATATCtaatttcattgattttcaAACAAGTAATTATTCCGTAAGAGAGTAATTGATCCAGAAATTATTTCAGCATACTAGGGGCAATCTTGATCATATGTGGGTTATATGCCGTGCTGTGGGGCAAAGCAAAAGAGACGAAGAAGATAACTCAACTAATGCCATTGAAAGACTCTGGAGAATCTCAGTCGACCGAGATTGTTATCAACTCTCTGACTGAAAACACTTCCAACGATATtaagaattaataattaaacaGAAGAAGAATGTTaccaatgaaaataaaattatatgatggaGATTTTCGACCAAATCAGATGAAGAAGTTGATACAGAAGAGATAAAAGTGCCACGTAGAATctaatttgatcaaaatatcTCAATGGTATGTAATATATAGTTACTATAGCTATTCCGAGTGTCcacaagctatatatatatatataaatatatgtatatagtttcTTGTAGAAAATGTATGTAAATACTTCAGTTTACTTCATAGAAAATAAACTTGCTGTGCTATTATTAACTAAAGATAAAATGGGTGTTTTTCTTCATGTGTTTGATTCTGAATGGAGGTTTTTGTTCTTAGCGGGAACTAATTAAGGTAGGGtaggaaattataaataaaaatacataagtGATCAAGTAGTTCGTAGAAGATAACTGATATAAGGGAAGGGATCAAAACAAGATTATTCTCTCAATCAGTGATCATGAAATAAGCCTTGACAGATATTGCGACCAGATTTTTCTGCCTTGATTTACCTTATTTTTGAACTtgttatttattcataaatattcaTGATCCACAATTACTTGATAAATTCATGCTGACATGTAAATGAGTGTATGACtaaaacatttttcttcttctttttgaattatttttgtttgctttattATGGCCATAGTGAagcaaataaaaatcaataaaattctgTATTCATACTTTTGATagcataaatgatatattaccatataattaaaagattttgaattaaaaataattaatcatatgataatatataatctatatacctattttacataatatatatatatatatgtaatattacttaattaataaaaaattagaaaaaagctcgtcatgaaaagaaatgattgttaaatcaaaaaaattggGCAATGAAAAAGCATGAGTGTTTGAAGCATTGGCTAAGCATCATcaaacaacatattttattgatgaatCACTTAACTTTacctttttataataataaattattttatgtcaTATGAAataacacaaaacaaaataagtttAGTAAATAACGGAACAAGAACAATTAGTCAatcttttttaacttatatttcaTCTTCTCTTATACGTTTacaagtaaattatttaatatgtaaacaaataaaattaacaaggaaaaaccaaaaacttatattaaaacttgtttatatttaatttatttattgtttgattGACACAACTACTGCATATTaagagttaaaattttgttagaatttaAACGGAAAATCAGTGCAAACATTTATCATTAACAATAGAagatgttaaaaatttttcGTTTGAACCAAAACTTAGAAACATTTAGttagaaaatttcttttattataatgttcTTCGagcaattaattttttaagatttactTGTCCAGTACaagacatttaatttaaattatatattatttggaaCTTTTGGGATCTTTGTTATTAtgcaaatttaaaaatggatacatttttaccaatttaaaatgtttttatttgatttaatattctttgtttgtctaaaatttttttttaatattatactcATCAAGTGGCAAACaagcataaaataaataatggtcTATTTTACTCCCATTTTCCTTTAATTCTTTTCTGTATTGCCATTGTCAGCAtctatttgaaacttttagGCCCTTCGAATTCGCTCCAGCCCTATAAAATGTCTACAAGTTACACCAAAGAAGAATAGTTGAGTGGTTTAGAATTGACCGCAAACGTAGTTATAGTTTCAACAATCAA contains:
- the LOC123214326 gene encoding WAT1-related protein At1g68170-like; the protein is MMNDICSFINELKPVLVMVAVQVVYAGGTIFYKLAVIDGMNSSIIVAYRFIISTAIMLPFAFFVERKKRPKLNLKILFQAFLGSLLGCTLHQLLYLESMALTSATFVTAMLNLIPAITYILALSFRLEKVAGIWTPAGKAKVVGTLMGIVGAMVLTFCKGVEIKIWSTNINLLHQNAPQAHHSESTIKTLFGCLMSVGGCFLIGIWLIIQAKMSEQYPCQHSITALVSLMAAMESVVFALCKEKDLSQWKLGFNIRLLTVAYVGTLSAGFVMSLTFWCVQKKGPFFVSVFGPLMLVVVAFVASLILGESLHLGSILGAILIICGLYAVLWGKAKETKKITQLMPLKDSGESQSTEIVINSLTENTSNDIKN